A segment of the Myxococcales bacterium genome:
GCGATCGTGTTCCACGAAAACGGCGACGGACGAATCACCGCCGAAGACTTCTTGCGCAACGGCCGCGTGGTGAGTGAAGCCAACGCGGCGCGCACCGTCGGTAGCATTCTCGATCAGCTCACCCCACGCACGACGGCGGCCCAGACGACAGCTCGACCCGCGGCGCAGCAGCAGGCTCAGAACCCGATGTCGCAGCTCTCGAGCCTCTTGGGTCAGTTCAACCAAATGCTCGGCCAAGGACAACGCGGTGGTGGCCAACAGCAGCGCGCTGGTGGTCAGCAAAACGCAGGGCAGAGTCGCAGCCCCGTCGGGGGCAACGAGGGCAACGATCGCGCGCCCGCGGGCCTCGGCGAACGCGACGCAGGCGACGAGCGCACGGGCCTCACGCCTCACGCGGACGGCAATAGGCCTGGTGCGCCAACGTCGCGCGAACCATACGGTCCGCCCGAGCCCTACGGTCCCCCGGCACCGCCGGAGACGTACGGTCCGCCCGGAGCCCTACGGTCCCCGGCACCGCCGGAGACGTACGGTCCGCCCGAGCCCTACGGTCCCCCGGCACCGCCGGAGACGTACGGTCCGCCCGAGCCCTACGGTCCCCCGGCACCGCCGGAGACGTACGGTCCGCCCGAGCCCTACGGTCCCCCGGCACCGCCGGAGACGTACGGCCCGCCCGAGCCCTACGGTCCCCCGGCACCGCCGGAGACGTACGGCCCGCCTGCGGCTGCGCCCTACGAACCTCCCGTTGTCGAGAACGCTGTCTACCAGGCGCCAGAGCCCGACCCGGCGCCGCTCATGGACGCCTGAGTCTGCTGTCGACTACTTCACTCGCGTTAACGCGAACTCGATCTTGTACGGCGCGCCGCCGTCGGGGGCGGCGCGATCTTCGAAGTAACTCAAGGACGCTCCGCTCGCCGTGTACGTCCCGGGGAACACAGCCGGCGGCGCGGCCGGACACGTTCGCGTGTGCGTGAACGCGGTGCCGCTCACCTCGTGCCGATAGGTCTCTTGCACGTTGAAGGTGCTGTCGCCGTAGTTCACTTGCAGCTCGCTGCCCTTGTAGATCGCCGTCTCGTGAAAGGTCTCTCCGGCCTTGGGCCCGCTCGGGCCGCCAACGCCCGTGTAGAGCCGGTACGCCGAGAGCGTGTACGTCCCGTCGGCGATGACACCACCTTGGGGCACCGGCGCTGCGGCCGCGACCTGCTCGAGCACGAGTTGCCCGTCGAGGCTCGGCACTGTGTTGCAAGCGGGCGCCGCCGGCGACGGCCCAAGGCCCCCATCGGGCGCGACGTCGAGCTTGATGCTGACGCGGTCACTCGTGTTGCAGCTCTCGTTCGAGACGACGAGGTGAAACGTGTAGCTTCCAGGTTCCGTTGGCGCGGTGCCCTCGTAACGCCACACGCCGTTGGGAAACGCTTTGCCTTGAATCCCGCGGAAAGGTGGCGCCATGGCGCGCGCCCAGCCGGTCTTGGTCTCCGCGAGCAAGACCTCCTCGGAGAGCGGATCGGCGTCAGGAAAAGTGGCTGGGCGCCCTTCGCCGTCCACGATGGTTCGGTCGGGGCGGAAGTCGCCGGCCGGCGAGCGCACGAGCGCGGTGAAAACGATGTTGCCGCCCGGCACGACGACGGTGGGCTCGACCTTGAATTCGGTGGCCGTGGGTTTGACGTCATCCGACTTCATCGCTTTGACCGTGAGCTCGAGCTGCTGCGGAGCGCCGTTGGCGTCGAGCTTGACGAGGTCGGTGCCGTATTTGTAGCCGTTCTGAAAGGTGTGGAGGCCCCACTCGGCCGAGACCTTTCCGTCTCTCACACCCGGCGGCACGGTGAGCTCGAAGACGCCGTCGGCTCTCGTCGCCGCGACGTAGCGATAGTCGGGGTGTCCCTTCGACGGATCGGGGTTGGGGATGTATCGCCCGCCGACCTCGATGACGACGAGCGAGTCGGTCAAGGGCGCCTTGGTGTCCGCGTCCACGAGCCGGCCGCGCAGGGTGAACGGCCCTGACGCCGTCAGCGCCGGTGCACCGGCGATCGGACCCTTCTCGGGCGGCGCCTCGTAACAAGCACACGCCAGCCCGACGCACGAAGCGAGGATCCACATCAAACGCATTCGCGTACTCTACGCGCGACGCGCTGGGTGGTTTCCAACAAATGCCGAGCCGCGTCGGTGCACGTAACCCTTCACCCTCGAGCTCGTTGACCCCTCATGCCGCGCTCCTGGCTCGTTCTCGCGTGCGCGCTCCTCGGTTGCGACGAAGAGCTCGGCGCCGTGCGCGAGCCGGCGCCCGAGTTCACGCCGTCGGCGAAACGCACCGCCGAGTGCCCTCCCGGGGATCCCGCGCAGGAGCGCTACGGGACCGACTGCGCCTGCTGCCATGGCACTCAATTCTCCGCATCGGGCTCCGTCGCCGAGGAAGCCCTCGCGCTCGTCAGTCACGTCGAGATGGTCGACCGGGTCGGGCAAGTGTTCATTCTTCCGCCCAACCGCTATGGGAATTTCTTTGGGCACCGCCCGACGCCGCAGCCGCCGCTCCGCGCGAAGGTCGTCTATCGAGACGGCCACGAGAGCGCGATGCAAGGCGAGATGAGCGAGTCATCCTGCAATCACTGCCACGCAGTCGACGGAGCGACGCCGCTCATCGGTTCGGTTCGCTAGTCCGGCGCCCCATCAGAGGCGCCGGCCCTGGGACCACGGCTCAGTAGGAAACGCTTGGCGAGCCCGCCGAGAGAAATTCAACGAGCTTCGCCCCGCCGACAATGGTGGCGCCGGGAACGAGCTTGGCCTCGTCGAGACCGCGCTTCTTGAAGCAGGGCGAGCAGACGAAGATCTTCCCTCCCGCGGTGGTGAAGTTCTTGATCAGATCGGCGAGGGCGGCGAAGCCCTCTTCGTGGATGCCGTCGGCGTACCCGACGACGGCGAGATGAACGGCTTCCGTCGACAAAAACATCATCGTCTCCTTGTCGGAGGCGACGGCCGCGTTGGCGACTACGAACGCGACGGTGGCGCGGTCCGCATCATCCTTGGCATGCGTGAGCGTGACACAGAATTTTCCAGCCATGAGCGCTAGCCCTCTTTCGTTTGTAGGAGATAGATCGGCGGGATCGCCGACAACAGCACGTGTCCCGTCATCGAGCACCAAGCGGGGATGTCCAGCGGCGCCGCAGCGTCGGTAGCACGAACACGGAGAACGGTGTGAGGTGGCAAACGCTTCATCCTGAGAAAGAGCTCGAGGACGAGGTCACCGCAGCTCATGTCACCGGCGTCCCAGTCGTCGTGCGGTGTTGCCATCGCGCTCTCCGCGCGTTGCGGCGGGACATTGGCGACCCCCGTCGCCGCGTCAAGGCAGCGAGCGTTTTCGAAGACACATTGCGGAGCAAGCTGACGACCAAAGCCCTCCCGCTCGCTTGCGATACGAAACGCCGTCGAAAAACAGTCGCGGCGCTTGATGTGCGCGAAGAGGCGGCCCGCCAAATCGGCGACGGGCGTGTCGAGCGCCAGTGCCACGCACCGCAGGCAAAGCGGCCTCGTTTGTGGCCCATCATCACAGCCACGAGCGCCTCGTGGCCGCACATCGTGTTCGCGCATCGACAACACCTTGTGCCGGAAATGCGATCGAGATCGGCCATGAGCTTTGGCAGCGGAACTTCTTCTTCTTCTTCTCCTTCACCGTGGCTCACATTGCACCTACTGTCAGCCGCTATGGACCCGCGGACGACTGCGCGCAACCTCCTCGAAGAGGGGCTTCTTCGTCAAACGCCGCGAGCGTCCCGTGTCTACCATGCGCCGAACCTCGTCGTGCTCGAGCGCGACGGCGTCTCGCTCGCGATCGCGCCGTCGCGCCCGCACTGGATCGCGACCAACGCCCGCGGCGCGGAAGTCTTGCGGCTCCTCGATGGGCGCACGACGGTTCTGGAAGTCGCCAACAAGCTCGCCCGAGAGCGGCGCGAGCCGGTCGAGGCGACGCTCGAAGAGGTCGCCGGGTTTCTTGACGCCGCCCACGCAGAGACCTTCGTCACGCTGCGACCAGACCTCTCGCCGCCCTACCGCGGTCGCGGTGAGGCCGTCAGGCCCGGCCGGCTGTCGGAGCTCTACGTCTTTGTCACGAACGACTGCAATCTCCGTTGCACCCACTGCTACGTCTCCTCCGGCGACTACGTGCCGCCGGAAGAGCTGACCACCGAGGAGCTCAAGAGACTCATCGACGACGCGAAGGAGCTCGGCGTCTCGCGCTTCTACTTCACGGGCGGCGAGCCGTTCATGCGCAAGGACATCTTCGAGCTCATCGACTACGTGTGCCGTGACGCCGAGCTCGTGATTCTGTCGAACGCGATGTACTTCGTAGGGAAGAACGTCGAGCGTCTTCGAGACGTAGCGTCTCGCGCCAACGCGGAGTTACGCCGCCTGTTCTTCCAGGTGTCGCTCGATGGGCCTACGGCCGAGCTGCACGAGCAGGTGCGCGGCCCAAATAGCTTCGGCAAGACGATTGAGGGCATCAAGACGCTCGTCGCCCTCGACCTCACGCCGGCCGTCAGTACCTCCATCAACGTCGACAACCAGGACCACATCGCCGCGACGACACGGCTCGTGGCCTCCCTCGGCGTCAAGGAGCACCACATCCTTTGGCTTCAGGAGCGCGGTCGCGCCTACGACAACGACCAGCTCCTCATTGCCCCGTCGGCGGTGACGCGCATCATGCGCGAGCCCGGAGCGTGGCCGACGAGGTGGGCGTCGTCGTCGACAACGAGACGAGTCATCGCGTCCGGGTACGCGGCAAGCGCGACCGAAAGACCGACCTTTGCAACTGCGGCTACGAGAGCCTCGACGTGTTCAGCGACTGCCAGGTCTACCCTTGCGTGTGGTTCAGTGGCGCGCCGACGATGGCGTGCGGCTCGATTCGTGAAAGGTCTCTCCGAGACATCTGGCTCGAGTCCCCCATTCTGGAAGGCATCCGCCAAAACTCCGTGCAGAAGCGCGAGGGATGCAGCGACTGCCACCTGAAGTTTCTCTGCGGCGGCGGCACCAACTGCTCGTCGTACTTTGACAGCCTCGCGAGTCGAGGGCGGGGCAGCCTTCAGGCGGCCGAGCCCTACTGCGAGACGTTCATGGACATCACCTACGACCTCCTCTGGGAGCTCGCGCTCGAGCGAGCCGACCACCGGGTCGAGGGGCCGGCCCGTGTGCTCGCGTCGATGGAGGGCGAGGGCGCGCACTGCGCGCGACCCCAGACGCACCAGCTCGATGCGGCCTTCGAGGTCGGAAGCTTTCACTGCGCCTGCGTCCTTCAGGAGGACGTTGAAGAAGGCCGCAAAGTGCGAACGCAGATCGCGCGCGCGCGGCCACGCGCGCCGGCGACCTTCTTGCCGGCCCTAGCGACGATCTGTTCAGCGTGAGGCATCGTCGCGACGGCGAGCGCAAGGTCCCGAAGCGCGCGCTCCCCGTAGTTCCGCCGACGCCGACAGTCAAGCTGACGCCGACGCCGGCGCAGCCCGCGACCGCGGAGCCCGCCTTCGACGCTACCTTCGACGCGATGGGGCAATCGTGCGTCGAGCTGCTCTTGCCCATGGCCAAGCTCGTCAAGGGCCTCGCCACAGGCGCCGTCCTGCGCATCGTCACCGATGACCCGGCGGCCCGCGAAGATCTTGGCGCGTGGTGCAGCATGACCGGCAATGAGCTCGCCTTCGTGGACCGGAAGGTCGGGTACGCCACGTACTACGTGCGCCGCGGCGCCCTTTCCTGACTGACTCATCGCACCTCAAGTAACGGAGACTCAACCGAACATGACGCCCAGCAAAGCAGTGACTTCGCTTCTCTTCGTTCTCGCCGGGTGTGCAGGCACGCCGCCGCCGCCCCAGACCCCGGCCGTGGGGCCCGCGATCGCGACGTCTCCGGTACCAGCCAGGAGCGCCACGTTCGCCGCGCAGAATGAGGTGAAGATTCAGGTGCCCGAGGGCGCCAAGCTTGTGCGCCTCTGGATGGCGATGCCACAAGAAGACACCGCTCAAGACGTGCGTGAGTTCCAGGTCACGGCGCCGGCGCCTCACCGCGTCGAAGGCGACAAGGACGGCAACAAGTTTGTTTATGTCGAGTTCAAGGAACCCAAGGACAAGGAGCTCCTCGTCCGCGAAACCTTCGTGGTCACGCGTCGTGAAGTGAAGAGCGGCGTCGATGCGTCGAAGTCTCGGCCCATCACCGACGCAGAGCGCGCCCAATACGCAGCACACTTGGGGCCGAACGAGAACGTCGTCATCGACGACGAAATTCGCAAATTGTCTGCCAGCATCGTCGGAACGGAGAAGAACCCGGTCCTGGCGTCGCGGAAGCTCTACGACTGGGTCCTCAACAACGTGGAATATTGGGTCAAGGACCCCAAGAACAAGAAGGCCTCCCCGATCGGAAGCACCACGTACTGCCTGACCAACAAGACGGGCAACTGCACGGACTTCCACTCGCTCTGGACGTCCCTCGCGCGCGCCCAGGGAATCCCGACCCGCATGATCTACGGCTCCTTCTTCAAGGCCGAGCTCGACGGGCAGAGCGAAGATCAGAGCTACCACTGCTGGCCGGAGTTCTACGCGCCGGGCTTCGGTTGGGTGCCCCACGACGTGGCCATCGCGGACATCTTCGCCGGCGACTTCCAAACGACCCCCGACAACGAGAAGCCCGTTCGGCTGACCACCGGCGACGGCTACCGAGGCGGCGATCGGGCCAAGGTTGACTACTACTTCGGCAACATCGACGAGCGTCGCGTCACGTGGTCGCGAGGCCGCGATCTCACGTTGTCCCCCAAACAAGAAGGCGGACCGGTCAACGCGCTGCCCAAGGCCTACGTCGAAATCGACGGCAAAGTGGCGGCAGAGAAGGTCGCGTGGACCCGCAAGCTCACCTTCAAAGAACAGAAGAGCAAGTGAGCACGGTCGTGCCGGCGTGGCGGCTCCTCGTCGCCGCGCTCGCCGCCGGCGCAATCGTGGGCTGCACCAAGGCCGTCGCACCGGCCGCACCTCTGGCGCAGCCCGTCCAGCTCCGTGAGGCTGCGGCGCCGCCGGTTAAGTGGAACGCGTTCGCTGAAACGCTGCTTCGGCGCGCCGACGCGGAGCATCGCTTGGTGCTGCTCGCGCTGGAAGCTGGCGATTGCGTGCACTGCCGGCGCATGGACCGACTGACCTACCGGAGCCCACGGGTCGAGCGCCTCGTGGCGGCGCGGTTCCTCGCGGCGAAAGCCGATCTCGACGCGCGCCCCGATCTCGAAGCGCGCTACGGGGGCGCGTCACCGATCGTCATCGTGCTGCGCCCCGACGGCGTTGAGCTGGCCAAGCACGTCGGCTTCATGTCCGCCGAGGAGCTCGAAGCGCTCCTGCTGCAGGCGTCTTCCGCGACGGGCTCGCTCTGATCCCACCCCCGCCTCGTTTCGCCTCGCGCCGCCCCAGGTTGCTCAGCTCTTCGCGGCGAGTAGCAGCGCAATGATCGACATGCTGTCGATGATCCACCGCTTCGCGCCATGGCGATCGCCTCTGCCAAGCTAAACACCTGGGTCGTGATCGACTCCGTCTCGTCGTGCTGGGCTTCGACCGCCGTCAAGTCGCGAGCAACGAAGAGGTGTGCGACTTCGTCCAGGATGCTCTTGCTCGGCGTGAACTGCGTCAGCGGCACGAGGCGCGCGGCGTCGTAGCCGGCTTCTTCACGCAGTTCGCGACGGGCCGCATCAACGACGGCTTCGCCTTGGTGGACGCCGCCCGTGGGGATCTCCCAGGTGAATCGCCGCGCCACGTAGCGAAACTGCCGAACGAGGAGCACGTGCGATTCGTCGACGAACGGCAGGATGCCGACGCAGGGACTCGTCTCGACGACGCCGTAGAGCGTTCGGTGACCGTTTGGCAGCGTCACAACGCTCTCGCTGACCCGCATCCACCGGTTCTCGTAGACCGCGCGCGTTGCGAGCGTCTGCCAGTGTTCGTTGCGTTCGAGGTCTCCTGCGGGCGGGAGAGACATCGAGCGGAGCGCGGCGGCCGTGCGCCGTGGAAAGCCGGGCGTTGCGACGGGGCGCCGCTCGAGCTCACGCGCGAGGCCCATTAGGTCGGCGGGCGTGTCGATGTCACGCCAGCTTTGCAGGAGGTGAACCGCGAGCTGGTTCGCGTTCGCGCGGTCGAGCGTCTGACTCAGCACGCGCGAGGTGCTCCACGCCACCCCTTCGAAGAGCTCCTTCCAAGGGGCTCGGAGGCCGATCAGGTAGTAGCCCCCGTCGGCTGCGGGCCCGAGGACGACGTGCGCGCCTCCAGTCTCCAGCGCCGCGAAGGCCTCCTCGAAGAACGTCGGTGGCAGCGTCGGCGTGTCGCTGTCGACGATCAGGAGCGGCGCCGCGCTGGCCGCGAAGTGGCGCTCTGCCAAGTGGAAGAGCCGCGCGCCGAGGTCCGCACCCTCCTGCGCAACCAACGTCACGTCATCGCCGGTCCACGGCGTCACGGAAGCCGGCGGGTCCGGCGGCGCGACGGCGACGACGACGCGCGCGCCGCGCACCGTCCGCACCTGTTCGATCTTGTCGCCAAGGAACGCTTCGTAGAGCCGCAGTATCTCGTCCGCCGAGAGCAGGGGCCCGAGCCGCGTCTTGACGGTGCCGAGCGCAGGCCGTTTGGCCATCACCGCGATCGTGGGCAACGCGCTTGCCTCACGTTCACCGAAGGCCATCAGGCACCAACCTCGGTGCGAAACGCACGAACGGTCGCCGCGAAGAGCTCGAGCGCGTCGTGCGCTCCCATGTCTTCGCCCTTCTCGAAGTCGCCCGGCTCTCGCGCCATCTGGTTGGTCACATGAGCAAAACACAGGACCCGGCGTCGGTTGGCGGTTCCGAAGGCGTAGAGCGCTGCGGCTTCCATCTCGACGGCCAGGATGCCGAGTCCTTCGGCTCGCTCGATGGCCGCGCGCGTCTCGCGGAAGGGCGCGTCGGTCGTCCACGTGGCGCCGCGGATGAGCGACGGCATGGTCCCCAAGAGTCGCGCGGCGCCCTCTCGGACGGCGGCGGGTAGCTCGCTGAACTCCGACGGCGGCAGGTAGTGGTAACTCGTGCCTTCGTCGCGGAGCGCGCGCTCGATCAGCACAAAATACGGCGTCGGCCCGGCGGAGACGATCTGACCCGACGAGGTGATGCTGATGAGGAGCTCGCAGCCACTCTGGAACATCTGCTCGGCGATCAAGACCGCAAACGAGGACCCGACGGCGCAACCGACCACGCCGCAGACCTCGCCGGCGGCCTCGAACTCGTAGAGCTCCGTGTGGTAGCAGGCCCAAGCGTCGCTCACCCGACCTGTGCCGCGCCGCTTGAGCATGCGAACGACGTCGCCGTCGGGGTCGAGGAGGCAAACGCGAGGGATCGGGCGTTCCTGGAGGGACTTCTGCCTTCGCGCCTCACGCAAGAGGTTCTCGGGTCGAAATTCCGACGGCGCGTCGTGAGCCTTGCCCTCGAGGAGCGGCGTGGTTGCCATGGGTCCTCTTGGCATAACGGCGGCGCGCCGAAAAGCGAAGCCGTGACCAGCACGAGGCGCTGCGAATCAGGGCGGACTCCGTCGTAGGATGACGCATGCGCGCGCTCGTGACCGGCGGAGCCGGCTTTATCGGATCGCACCTCGTCGACGCGCTCCTCGCGGGCGGCGCCGAGGTTCGCGTGCTCGACAACCTCTTGCCTCAGGCGCATCGCACGGGGCGTCCGGTAAACGTCGCCCCCGAGGCCGAGCTGCAGGTCGCTGACCTTCGAGATCGCGACGCCGTCGACGTCGCGCTCCACGGCGTCGACACGGTCTTTCACTTGGGCGGCATCGTCGGCAATGGCCAGTCGATGCTCGATGTTCGCCGCTACGCGGACATCAACGTCGTGGGAACCGCCACGCTGCTCGAAGCGATGATCGGCAAACGCGCCCAGTTTCGACGCCTGGTCGTGGCGTCGTCGATGGTCGTCTACGGAGACGGCGCCTACGCGTGTCCCCAGCACGGGGCGCTCAGCGTTCCCGTCGAGCGCGAGGTTGCGCGCCTCACGCGCGGCCAATGGGAACCGACCTGCCCGCTGTGCGGGGCCGAGGTGTCCGCGCGGCCTACCGACGAGTCGCAGCCGCTAAGACCGACGAGCGTCTACGGCGTCAACAAGCGCGATCAAGAGGAGCTCGCCCTCGTCGTGGGACGCGCGCACGAGCTTCCAACGATCGCGCTCCGCTACTTGAACACCTATGGCTCTCGTCAGGCGCTCTCGAACCCGTACACGGGCGTCTGCGCGCTCATGGTCACGCGAATGCTCGCGGGTCGACGGCCTACGATTTTCGAGGATGGCGCTCAGCTCCGCGATCCCACCCACGTCTCGGACATCGTCCGCGCCACCCTCGCCGCCGCCGACGCGGGCGAGGGCGCCCTCTATCGCGCCATCAACGTCGGACGCGGCGAGCCCGTGTCGGTCGCCGCCATGGCGCGTGCGCTCGCGCGCGCCCTCGGTCGCGACATCGAGCCGCACATCACGGGGGAGTTTCGCGCTGGCGACATTCGTCACTGCTACGCCGACGTGAGCCTTGCCAAGACGCTCCTCCATTGGAGCGCGCAGGTGTCGTTCGAGGAAGGGGCGCGCGAACTCGCCGCCTGGGCGGCCCATCAGGCGCCCGACGACCTCACCGACGTCGCCAATGATGAGCTGCGCCAGAAGGGGCTCATCCGTTGAAGCGGCTCGCGGCAGCGACCACGCTCGCGTTGCTCGTCTACGCGACAGCGAGGCTCGCGCTCGACGTGTCGCTCGTCTCGTGGGCCCGCGTGCGCTTCCCCCTCGATCTCGATTGGATCGAGGGCGGGCAGCTCGCGCACGCCCTTCGCATCCTCGAGGGGCGGCCGATCTACGGTGCCGCGGAGTTTCTGCCGCATCCGTACCCGCCGCTCCACTACCTCGTGCTCGCGGCGGTGGGCAGCGTCGCCGGCCTCAGCCTCACGATGGCGCGACTCGTCTCGGTCGCCATGTGGCTGCTGACGCTGGCCCTCGGTGCCGCCGCCCTCTACCGCGCGGCGCGCGGCGCGCGAAGCGATGCGGCCGTCGCGCGCCGAGACAGCGTCGCGTTGGGCGTCGGCGCAGCTATCGCCGGCGTCGGCCTAGCGTTGCGAACGTACCCCTACGCCGACGGGTGGTTCGATCTCGCGCGCTCCGACACGTTGCTGCTCGCTCTTGTCGCGGCGGCTTCGGCGTGTGCGTGCCACCGGCGCGGAGCGATCGCTGCGGGGCTCCTCCTCGCCGCGGCGCTCTTCGTAAAGCAGACGGCGGTCTTCTTCGTCTTCACGACCGTCGTCTTCGTCTTGGGCAAATCGCGGCGCGAGGCGGCGCGGCTCGTCGTCGCGCTGCTCGTTCCTTCTACCATCGCGTTCGCATGGTTGGAGTTCGGCTCCGGCGGCGCCTTTCGCGCGTGGATCTTCTCCACGAGCGGCCATCCGATCGATGGGCGCCGATTGATCGGGGGCATCGGAGAGATCCTGGCGGCGTCGCCACACCTCGTCGTCGTACCTCTGGCTGCCCTCGCGCTCCAGGGTCGCCTCGGCACGACGAGTCGGGCGCTCCTCTTTATGTGGCTCGCAGCGGTCCCAGCGAGCCTTCTGCCGTACGGAAAGATGTATGGCGCACCCAATAACCTCGTCCCGCTGTTGGTCGTTTCTGCCTTCTTGCCGGTGTCGGTGGGCCTCGACGTGGCTCGCGCTCAGCCGCGCGTTTGGCTCGTGCCGGTGATGGCGGTTGCCGCCGCCGCCTTGATCGCGGCGGGCCGATTCGAGGCGAGTCGCTTCGCACCCAGCGAGACCATGCGGCAGGGCGTGCTCGCCAACTTAGCCGCCGTCAAGGCGCTCCCCGGCACCATCGCTTGCCCGGTCCATCCGTTTTTGGCTCACCAGCTCAAGGGGCAGCCGGCCCAATCGTCGTGGTTGTCGTTCATCGACGCGCGCGCGGCCGGTCGGCCGGTCGACCGCGATCGCTTCGTGGCGGACCTTCTCGCGCAAAGGGCCGACTGGATCATCCTCACGAACATGTCGGTCGAATGGGAGGGCAAGCTGCAGGAGGGAATCTCGGACGTCTACGCGTGGGATCACAACTTCGAGACCACTCCTACGGGCCGGCCCGACACGTTTCATTCGATGCCCCGCATGGCCTTTCGGAGGCGGTCGTCACGTTGACCTCGCGGGCTACCGGCGTCTTCGCTTCGCCTCCCACGCGTAGCGGCCCACGACGGAGAGGATGCGAACGGCGGCCTTGGCGCTCGCGCGCAGGTCTCCCGAGACCTTCGACTCACCGGCGGCGCGTGGCCGATAGTCGATGGGCACTTCCGTGACCCGCAAGCCGAGCGCGTGCGCGCGAACGAGCAGCTCGATGGTGAAGCCATAGGTCTCGTCCTGAGGGGCGAGGCGAAGGAGCGCCTCCCGGCTGAACACTTTGAACGACGGCATGTCGGCGTAACGCGCGCCCGTGGTCAAGCGCAGCAAGAGCGGCGCCAACCAGTTGCCGAATTTCTGAGCCTGGGGCATGGCGCGCCAGCCGCGGCTAAAGCGTGGCCTCGTCCCGAGGACCACGTCGTAACCCTCCAGGGCCTCTACGAGGCGCACGAGCTCGTGGGGCGGATCGCTGCCGTCGGCGTCCATGAATGCAATGACATCGAAGTCGGCTTCGAGGGCGGCTTGGAGACCGCTCTTGCACGCGCGACCGTAGCCGGCGATGGGTTCGCTCACGACCGTGGCGCCGGCCGCTCGTGCGACGGCCGCCGTGTCGTCCGTGCTGCCGTTGTCGACGACGATGGCCGCTACGCCCAGCGCGGAAAGGGCGGCGACGAGGGGCGCGATGTTCGCCGCTTCGTTCATGGCCGGAAGTACGACAGCGCAGTTCAAGGGCCGCTCACCACGTGCATGCGTGAGCGTTGACGGCGGTGTGCGAGGCGCGTCCAAGACTTCGTGTACCTAGCACGAGCAATTCACCGCGTGGCTGCTGAGAGAGGGCCCTTCGCGAGCGACACGAGCAACGCGGCAAAACGCGCCGAGCCGAGGCGTCGCGTCAACATCGGCGTGCGCCCCCGCGCCCGCATGGCGCGCCGCGCGTAGGTCACCGCGTTGTGGCTGTTCACGTCGGTGACGATGATCACGAGATCGGAGCGATCGATCATGGCGTCGAGCGCGCTCCCGGCGCGG
Coding sequences within it:
- a CDS encoding radical SAM protein; protein product: MDPRTTARNLLEEGLLRQTPRASRVYHAPNLVVLERDGVSLAIAPSRPHWIATNARGAEVLRLLDGRTTVLEVANKLARERREPVEATLEEVAGFLDAAHAETFVTLRPDLSPPYRGRGEAVRPGRLSELYVFVTNDCNLRCTHCYVSSGDYVPPEELTTEELKRLIDDAKELGVSRFYFTGGEPFMRKDIFELIDYVCRDAELVILSNAMYFVGKNVERLRDVASRANAELRRLFFQVSLDGPTAELHEQVRGPNSFGKTIEGIKTLVALDLTPAVSTSINVDNQDHIAATTRLVASLGVKEHHILWLQERGRAYDNDQLLIAPSAVTRIMREPGAWPTRWASSSTTRRVIASGYAASATERPTFATAATRASTCSATARSTLACGSVARRRWRAARFVKGLSETSGSSPPFWKASAKTPCRSARDAATAT
- a CDS encoding transglutaminase domain-containing protein, with the translated sequence MTPSKAVTSLLFVLAGCAGTPPPPQTPAVGPAIATSPVPARSATFAAQNEVKIQVPEGAKLVRLWMAMPQEDTAQDVREFQVTAPAPHRVEGDKDGNKFVYVEFKEPKDKELLVRETFVVTRREVKSGVDASKSRPITDAERAQYAAHLGPNENVVIDDEIRKLSASIVGTEKNPVLASRKLYDWVLNNVEYWVKDPKNKKASPIGSTTYCLTNKTGNCTDFHSLWTSLARAQGIPTRMIYGSFFKAELDGQSEDQSYHCWPEFYAPGFGWVPHDVAIADIFAGDFQTTPDNEKPVRLTTGDGYRGGDRAKVDYYFGNIDERRVTWSRGRDLTLSPKQEGGPVNALPKAYVEIDGKVAAEKVAWTRKLTFKEQKSK
- a CDS encoding nucleoside phosphorylase, giving the protein MATTPLLEGKAHDAPSEFRPENLLREARRQKSLQERPIPRVCLLDPDGDVVRMLKRRGTGRVSDAWACYHTELYEFEAAGEVCGVVGCAVGSSFAVLIAEQMFQSGCELLISITSSGQIVSAGPTPYFVLIERALRDEGTSYHYLPPSEFSELPAAVREGAARLLGTMPSLIRGATWTTDAPFRETRAAIERAEGLGILAVEMEAAALYAFGTANRRRVLCFAHVTNQMAREPGDFEKGEDMGAHDALELFAATVRAFRTEVGA
- a CDS encoding TIGR04282 family arsenosugar biosynthesis glycosyltransferase — translated: MAFGEREASALPTIAVMAKRPALGTVKTRLGPLLSADEILRLYEAFLGDKIEQVRTVRGARVVVAVAPPDPPASVTPWTGDDVTLVAQEGADLGARLFHLAERHFAASAAPLLIVDSDTPTLPPTFFEEAFAALETGGAHVVLGPAADGGYYLIGLRAPWKELFEGVAWSTSRVLSQTLDRANANQLAVHLLQSWRDIDTPADLMGLARELERRPVATPGFPRRTAAALRSMSLPPAGDLERNEHWQTLATRAVYENRWMRVSESVVTLPNGHRTLYGVVETSPCVGILPFVDESHVLLVRQFRYVARRFTWEIPTGGVHQGEAVVDAARRELREEAGYDAARLVPLTQFTPSKSILDEVAHLFVARDLTAVEAQHDETESITTQVFSLAEAIAMARSGGSSTACRSLRCYSPRRAEQPGAARGETRRGWDQSEPVAEDACSRSASSSSADMKPTCLASSTPSGRSTMTIGDAPP
- a CDS encoding DsrE family protein; the encoded protein is MAGKFCVTLTHAKDDADRATVAFVVANAAVASDKETMMFLSTEAVHLAVVGYADGIHEEGFAALADLIKNFTTAGGKIFVCSPCFKKRGLDEAKLVPGATIVGGAKLVEFLSAGSPSVSY
- a CDS encoding sulfurtransferase TusA family protein, translating into MGQSCVELLLPMAKLVKGLATGAVLRIVTDDPAAREDLGAWCSMTGNELAFVDRKVGYATYYVRRGALS
- a CDS encoding sulfurtransferase TusA family protein yields the protein MATPHDDWDAGDMSCGDLVLELFLRMKRLPPHTVLRVRATDAAAPLDIPAWCSMTGHVLLSAIPPIYLLQTKEG
- a CDS encoding NAD-dependent epimerase/dehydratase family protein; this translates as MRALVTGGAGFIGSHLVDALLAGGAEVRVLDNLLPQAHRTGRPVNVAPEAELQVADLRDRDAVDVALHGVDTVFHLGGIVGNGQSMLDVRRYADINVVGTATLLEAMIGKRAQFRRLVVASSMVVYGDGAYACPQHGALSVPVEREVARLTRGQWEPTCPLCGAEVSARPTDESQPLRPTSVYGVNKRDQEELALVVGRAHELPTIALRYLNTYGSRQALSNPYTGVCALMVTRMLAGRRPTIFEDGAQLRDPTHVSDIVRATLAAADAGEGALYRAINVGRGEPVSVAAMARALARALGRDIEPHITGEFRAGDIRHCYADVSLAKTLLHWSAQVSFEEGARELAAWAAHQAPDDLTDVANDELRQKGLIR